The nucleotide sequence TAAACGTTTTTTCTAAAGAAATATCATTGATTTTAGAGCAAAAATGTTCTAAAACGGTCAATGCTAAAGGTTCGTCGTCAATTGCAATGGCTTTTATCATTTTATATTAATTTTTAATTGCACTTTATAGTCGTCAATAGTATCGGTAATCTGTAAATTATAATTGTTAAGATACAAAATATCTAAACGTTTCTGCGTATTAATGATTCCTGTTTCTGTTTTTTCTAATTCGGTAATATTTTTTGCCGATTTTTTATTATACGTTTCTAAGATAATTTCGTTCCCCAAAACAGTGATGTGAATTTTAATAATAACATTTTCTGTTTGATGGATGCCATATTTAAAGCAATTTTCTATAATTGGTATAAAAAGTAAAGGAGCAATTTTTTGTTGATTGATACTTCCATTAATTTTATAGTCAATATGTGTGTGTTTTGTCAATCGCAGCTTTTGTAAATCAATATAATCGGTAATATAATCCAGTTCACTTTTTAAAGCGACTTTTTCCTGTGAGCTTTCGGTTACCACATAACGCATAATCGATGAAAGTTTTAAAATAGCGTTTGGCGTATCGTTAGATTTTACTAATGCCAATGCGTAAAGTGAATTGAGTGTGTTAAACAAAAAGTGCGGATTGATTTGTGCCTTTAAATACGAAACTTCGCTTTTAAGCATATCTTGTTTCATTGTGTTAATGTATTGATTATTTTTTAGTAAAATACCAATTGATAAAGCCAAATAAAACTGGTAAGCATTGCGATCTATTAAAAATTCCATTAAGAATGGTGAATGGGGAGGCATCATTCGTCGACGCATTTTTCCCGGATTTTCAGCCAATAAAGCGTTGTAAATATCATTTTTTGTGATGATTAAATCGGGAACCTTTACCACAAATACTAAAAAAATAACGGATATAACAATAAAAATAAAATAACTTTTTTTACGGTAAAAATAAGGTACAAAAAGAAAATAGTTTAGATAAAAATAAAGCACAATTACTAGATTTTCTAAACAACGTTTGTAGAAAATAAGCGAGTTAAAAAACGATTCGTTGTTTTGCAATTCAGGGGCATTAATAAACGGAATTACAAAAAATAAAATAGAAACTACAATTACTATAACGGTTTGCTGATGCTTTTTAAACATTTTGATAAATTAATATCAAATATAAACGAAATAAATTTTTTTTGAAGGATATTGAGGTAAACCATAGTTTTTTAAAAGAAAAAGACTAACATTTGTTAGTCTTTTCTTATTTCTTAATCAAACCTAATTCAATTAAGCGTTCGGTTAAAAATTCGCCTGCGGTTATATCTTCATATTGTTTAGGGTTTTCGTTGTTAACACAATTATTTAAACAGTTTAAAGGCATTTCGCTTATAGGATGCATAAAAAACGGAATAGAAAAACGCGAAGTCTCCCATAATTCTCTTGGTGGATTTACAACCTGATGTATGGTTGATTTTAATTTGTTATTGGTGTGTCTTGATAACATATCGCCCACATTAATAACCAGTTCGTCATCTTTAGCAATAGCATCAATCCATTCGCCGTTGTGGTTTTGTACCTGTAAACCTTTGCCCTGTGCACCCATTAACAACGTAATCAGATTAATGTCGCCATGTGCAGCAGCACGAACAGCATCTTTTGGCTCATTGAGAATAGGAGGGTAGTGAATAGGTCGTAAAATAGAATTTCCGTTCTTAACAAAATCATCAAAATAAAACTCATCTAATCCTAAATAAATTGCTAAAGCACGTAAAACATAAACGCCTGTTTTCTCAAGCATTTTGTAGGTTTCTTTTCCTGATGAATTAAATTCGGGCAATTCATTAACCGTAACATTTGCCGGATATTCGTTTGCCAGTTTGTCGTTGTTTTCAACGTATTGACCAAAATGCCAAAATTCTTTTAAATCGCCGGTTGTTCGTCCTTTTGCAGATTCTTTTCCAAACGAAACATATCCGCGTTGCCCGCCAATTCCGGGAATCTCATATTTTTCTTTAACTTCTAAAGGTAAATTAAAAAAGTTACGTACCTGCTTATACAGTTTTTCTACCAATTCATCACTTAAAAAGTGCCCCTTTAATGCTACGAAACCAATTTCTTCGTAAGCTTTACCAATTTCATTTACAAATTTTTGTTTGCGTACCGGATCATCCGATAGGAAATCACGCAAATCAACACTAGGTATATTTTGCATTATTAAAACTTTGAATTCAAATTTACGTATTTATAAATAAAGTTCTTTAAAAAATAAGTTAAGCAATTGTTTTTTGGTATGCCATAAAAATAATCTGTGAAATGCTTTCTTTAATACGCTGTTCGCCGATTGAAGTATTTAAATCAATTCCACAAAAAAGACTTCCGTTGATTTTTCCGTGAAGAACCAAATAATAAATCCCTGCGACTAAAATGGCTAAAATACCACGAATATCTACGTTTGAATCTTTAAACTGCGGATCGATGTTTTTAAAAATGGCTTCGCCTATTATTTCCCGTTCATCAGATAAGTTTCTTAAAAAATCCTTTTTTTCGCTGATT is from Flavobacterium dauae and encodes:
- a CDS encoding sensor histidine kinase; translated protein: MFKKHQQTVIVIVVSILFFVIPFINAPELQNNESFFNSLIFYKRCLENLVIVLYFYLNYFLFVPYFYRKKSYFIFIVISVIFLVFVVKVPDLIITKNDIYNALLAENPGKMRRRMMPPHSPFLMEFLIDRNAYQFYLALSIGILLKNNQYINTMKQDMLKSEVSYLKAQINPHFLFNTLNSLYALALVKSNDTPNAILKLSSIMRYVVTESSQEKVALKSELDYITDYIDLQKLRLTKHTHIDYKINGSINQQKIAPLLFIPIIENCFKYGIHQTENVIIKIHITVLGNEIILETYNKKSAKNITELEKTETGIINTQKRLDILYLNNYNLQITDTIDDYKVQLKINIK
- a CDS encoding isopenicillin N synthase family dioxygenase — protein: MQNIPSVDLRDFLSDDPVRKQKFVNEIGKAYEEIGFVALKGHFLSDELVEKLYKQVRNFFNLPLEVKEKYEIPGIGGQRGYVSFGKESAKGRTTGDLKEFWHFGQYVENNDKLANEYPANVTVNELPEFNSSGKETYKMLEKTGVYVLRALAIYLGLDEFYFDDFVKNGNSILRPIHYPPILNEPKDAVRAAAHGDINLITLLMGAQGKGLQVQNHNGEWIDAIAKDDELVINVGDMLSRHTNNKLKSTIHQVVNPPRELWETSRFSIPFFMHPISEMPLNCLNNCVNNENPKQYEDITAGEFLTERLIELGLIKK